GAAAATCCCCCACTTTGAAAAAGGGGGGCCGGGGGGGATTTTATGACAATCATCTACATCGGCGTCGGTTCTAATATCGGCGATCGGCATCAGAACATCGAACGGGCCCGCCAACTTCTGATCACCGGCGGTATCGCGGTGAAGCGAGTTTCTCCACTCTATGAATCAAAGGCGATTTGTCGCCCAGGGGAAACAATGCCCGATTTTTTAAATGGCGTCTTCGAGATCGAAACCAATCTCTCCCCAGAAGATCTTCTAGATAAACTCGAGGCGGTGGAAAGGGAACTCGGACGAAAGGAAAAGGGAAACTGGCAGCCACGAACGATCGATCTTGACCTGCTCCTTTATGGAAATGAAGTGATTCAAACGAAACGCCTGAAGGTTCCGCATCCCGATATTGAAAAAAGGTGGTTTGTCGTAAAACCTTTGGTTGATTTAAATCCAAAATTGATGCATCCCACCCTAAAGAAAAGAATGGAGGAGCTTTATGCAAATCTTCATTGATACCGCCGATGTGAAAGAAATCCGTGAGTGCTGGGAGATGGGGGTTATCGACGGGGTCACCACGAACCCAA
This genomic stretch from Deltaproteobacteria bacterium harbors:
- the folK gene encoding 2-amino-4-hydroxy-6-hydroxymethyldihydropteridine diphosphokinase; this encodes MTIIYIGVGSNIGDRHQNIERARQLLITGGIAVKRVSPLYESKAICRPGETMPDFLNGVFEIETNLSPEDLLDKLEAVERELGRKEKGNWQPRTIDLDLLLYGNEVIQTKRLKVPHPDIEKRWFVVKPLVDLNPKLMHPTLKKRMEELYANLH